The following coding sequences lie in one Arthrobacter sp. PGP41 genomic window:
- a CDS encoding SDR family oxidoreductase gives METPPEVPVRNVALVTGAGRLASIGAGVARQLAAEGWDLVLAYWPDYDARMPWGTEPDGVVRLTAELEAIGAQAHALPADLEDPAAAEKLVADAVQLAGPLHGMVLSHAESVDSGILDTSLESFERHFAVNTRASWQLIAAFARQATDDGGAIVALTSDHTAFNLPYGASKGALDRIVIAAARELGPLGISANVLNPGPVDTGWMDDAVREALTDRQPGGRLGTPADAAATVAFLLSPAGRWVSGQLIKSDGGFSA, from the coding sequence ATGGAGACCCCACCCGAAGTTCCCGTCCGAAACGTAGCCCTGGTGACGGGCGCGGGCCGCCTTGCCTCCATCGGCGCCGGTGTTGCCCGGCAGCTGGCGGCGGAAGGCTGGGACCTGGTCCTGGCCTACTGGCCGGACTACGACGCCCGCATGCCGTGGGGAACGGAACCGGACGGCGTCGTCCGCCTGACCGCCGAGCTGGAAGCCATCGGAGCCCAGGCCCACGCCCTGCCGGCGGACCTGGAGGACCCTGCCGCGGCGGAGAAGCTGGTGGCTGACGCCGTTCAGCTCGCCGGCCCGCTGCACGGCATGGTGCTGAGCCACGCCGAGTCCGTCGATTCGGGGATCCTGGATACCAGCCTTGAATCGTTCGAGCGGCACTTCGCCGTGAACACCCGGGCCAGCTGGCAGCTGATTGCCGCCTTCGCGCGGCAGGCAACGGACGACGGCGGCGCGATCGTTGCGCTGACCAGTGACCACACAGCGTTCAACCTGCCGTACGGCGCCTCGAAAGGTGCGCTGGACCGGATCGTGATTGCAGCGGCCCGGGAGCTTGGGCCGCTGGGCATCTCTGCGAACGTCCTTAACCCAGGGCCGGTGGACACTGGCTGGATGGACGACGCGGTCCGGGAAGCTTTGACCGACCGCCAGCCGGGAGGCCGCCTGGGGACACCGGCCGACGCCGCCGCCACCGTGGCGTTCCTGCTCTCACCCGCCGGCCGCTGGGTCTCCGGCCAGCTCATCAAATCCGACGGCGGCTTCTCGGCATGA
- a CDS encoding MOSC domain-containing protein — METASVLAVCRVHQLLPDTSNVGVTAIDKRPADGPVKVHRLGLQGDIQANRVHHGGPDQALYAYSRQDADYWSRELARDLPPGIFGENLRVAGIDVTGAVIGERWRIGLDVEVEVTSPRTPCATFQRRMGEPHFVKRFTEEGRVGAYLRVIRTGSIQAGDHIHRLYVPKHGITVGKWFSEPDLEAMEALRDADADGEIRLQQPEFNQKFEALERQLGR; from the coding sequence ATGGAAACCGCCTCCGTCCTTGCCGTGTGCCGCGTCCACCAGCTCCTGCCGGATACCTCGAACGTGGGCGTCACCGCCATCGACAAGCGCCCCGCCGACGGCCCGGTCAAAGTGCACCGGTTGGGCCTCCAGGGTGACATCCAGGCGAACCGCGTCCACCACGGGGGACCGGACCAGGCCCTGTACGCCTACTCCCGGCAGGATGCGGACTACTGGTCCCGTGAACTCGCCAGGGACCTGCCCCCGGGGATCTTTGGCGAAAACCTGCGGGTGGCCGGGATCGATGTCACTGGTGCCGTGATTGGCGAGCGCTGGCGGATCGGCCTGGACGTCGAAGTGGAAGTGACCTCGCCCCGTACCCCCTGCGCCACCTTCCAGCGCCGGATGGGGGAGCCGCACTTCGTCAAGAGGTTCACGGAGGAGGGCCGGGTGGGAGCCTATCTGCGCGTCATCAGGACCGGGAGCATCCAGGCGGGAGACCATATCCACCGGCTATATGTCCCGAAGCACGGCATCACTGTGGGCAAGTGGTTCAGCGAGCCGGACCTGGAGGCGATGGAAGCATTGCGCGACGCCGATGCCGACGGCGAGATCCGCCTGCAGCAGCCGGAGTTCAACCAGAAGTTCGAGGCGCTGGAACGGCAGCTGGGCCGGTAA
- a CDS encoding APC family permease yields the protein MSTGITTAGGPGGAPGTTVPAKGLRAGILDLGDSVMIGLASTAPVYSLAATLGLIVAVNGNYTPLILLLGFVPVLFIAYAFRELNSAIPDCGTTFTWSRRTFGPWAGWLGGWGVALAGIVVLANLAQVAGQYLWLLVGDGSLAENKVLVTATGVLFIAVMTLVNYRGIRLGEHVQRVLTYVQYIALGIFALAIVVGIVRGSAGGDTTIQPFDFEWFNPAGAFADPGAVVHGVLLALFIYWGWDTCLAVNEETENPSTTPGRGAVISAFILVAIYVSVALLVMMYATVGTEGIGLGNEANQDDVFLAMRDVVLGPWGWLIVVAVLASVLSSTQTTILPTARGTLSMGVHGALPAKFGEVHPKNQTPGFSTQVMGVAAIAYYVAMSFLSENLLSDSISAISLFIAFYYALTGFACFWYFRSTLGQSARNLWFRGILPLVGALLLTAAFFISAVQMWDPAYGNTQIFGVGGAFVSGVLLLALGVLLAVVCRFLPSTRGYFTGTSVAGETPAPSPK from the coding sequence ATGAGCACAGGCATTACGACGGCGGGAGGCCCGGGCGGCGCGCCCGGCACCACAGTCCCGGCCAAGGGGCTTCGGGCCGGCATCCTGGATCTCGGCGACTCCGTGATGATCGGCCTTGCCTCCACCGCACCGGTGTACTCACTGGCGGCAACACTTGGCCTCATCGTGGCCGTGAACGGGAACTACACTCCCCTGATCCTGCTGCTGGGCTTTGTCCCCGTCCTGTTCATCGCCTACGCGTTCCGCGAACTGAACAGTGCCATCCCGGACTGCGGAACCACCTTCACCTGGTCGCGCCGTACCTTCGGCCCCTGGGCGGGCTGGCTGGGTGGCTGGGGCGTGGCGCTCGCGGGCATTGTTGTCCTGGCAAACCTGGCCCAGGTGGCCGGACAGTACCTGTGGCTCCTGGTGGGTGACGGCTCGCTCGCGGAAAACAAGGTGCTGGTCACTGCCACGGGCGTGTTGTTCATCGCCGTCATGACACTGGTCAATTACCGCGGCATCCGGCTCGGCGAGCATGTCCAGCGGGTCCTGACGTATGTGCAGTACATTGCGCTGGGCATTTTTGCCCTGGCCATCGTCGTCGGGATTGTCCGGGGCTCGGCGGGCGGCGACACCACCATCCAGCCCTTCGATTTCGAGTGGTTCAACCCGGCAGGTGCCTTCGCGGACCCCGGAGCAGTGGTCCACGGCGTGCTCCTCGCCCTGTTCATCTATTGGGGCTGGGACACCTGCCTTGCAGTGAATGAGGAAACCGAGAACCCCTCTACCACCCCTGGCCGCGGTGCCGTGATCTCCGCGTTCATCCTGGTGGCCATCTACGTCTCCGTCGCACTGCTGGTGATGATGTACGCAACCGTGGGAACGGAAGGCATCGGCCTGGGCAACGAGGCCAACCAGGACGACGTCTTCCTTGCCATGCGGGACGTGGTGCTGGGCCCGTGGGGCTGGCTGATCGTCGTCGCGGTCCTGGCCTCGGTGCTGTCCTCCACCCAGACCACCATCCTGCCCACGGCCCGCGGTACCCTCTCCATGGGTGTCCACGGCGCACTGCCCGCGAAGTTCGGCGAGGTCCACCCGAAGAACCAGACGCCGGGCTTCTCCACGCAAGTCATGGGGGTTGCGGCCATCGCGTACTACGTGGCCATGAGCTTCCTGAGTGAAAACCTGCTGTCCGATTCCATCAGCGCCATCAGCCTGTTCATCGCGTTCTACTACGCGCTGACCGGTTTCGCGTGCTTCTGGTATTTCCGCAGCACTCTGGGACAGTCCGCGCGGAACCTGTGGTTCCGGGGCATCCTTCCGCTTGTGGGCGCGCTCCTGCTGACGGCCGCCTTCTTCATCTCGGCCGTCCAGATGTGGGACCCGGCCTACGGCAACACCCAGATCTTCGGCGTCGGCGGCGCGTTTGTGAGCGGGGTGCTGCTGCTGGCCCTGGGTGTGCTCCTGGCCGTGGTCTGCCGTTTCCTGCCATCAACCCGGGGCTACTTCACCGGGACCAGCGTCGCAGGCGAAACCCCCGCCCCCTCCCCCAAGTAG
- a CDS encoding Tat pathway signal protein, which translates to MDPNKDPDHGRPGSEPPAGEGHQPAGEGVQPAGDGHGGAKPPPWQVPKPELRPELLNQPVTPVDPFARDRERQLDEEASRKKRSQRRTVVVGLGVTALLAGTITAVVASNQDDPEYAQVCFNDETGERVEDTNCNSSAGRGGGLYAWYFFSRGAYVPAIGQNRSTAPNYSRTVPSGAKASTGYSSQGGTVSRGGFGTSAKSGTSSGGSKVSGG; encoded by the coding sequence ATGGACCCGAACAAGGACCCGGACCACGGGCGGCCCGGCAGCGAGCCGCCTGCGGGCGAGGGCCACCAGCCGGCCGGCGAGGGCGTCCAGCCGGCCGGAGACGGGCACGGCGGCGCCAAGCCTCCTCCCTGGCAGGTACCCAAGCCGGAACTCCGCCCCGAACTCCTGAACCAGCCGGTTACCCCGGTGGACCCGTTCGCCCGGGACCGCGAACGGCAGCTCGACGAGGAGGCGTCCCGGAAGAAGCGCTCCCAGCGGCGCACCGTCGTCGTGGGTTTGGGCGTGACGGCGCTGCTCGCCGGCACCATCACCGCCGTGGTGGCCAGCAACCAGGATGATCCCGAGTACGCGCAGGTGTGTTTTAACGACGAAACGGGCGAGCGCGTGGAGGACACCAACTGCAACAGCTCCGCCGGAAGGGGCGGCGGCCTCTATGCCTGGTACTTCTTCTCCCGCGGCGCGTACGTCCCCGCTATCGGCCAGAACCGCTCCACGGCACCTAACTACTCGAGGACCGTGCCCAGCGGCGCGAAGGCGTCCACGGGGTACAGCTCCCAGGGCGGAACGGTCAGCCGGGGCGGGTTCGGCACCAGCGCGAAGAGCGGCACCAGCAGTGGCGGCAGCAAGGTCTCGGGGGGCTGA
- a CDS encoding glutathionylspermidine synthase family protein, with translation MKRLMSEPRPGWKQKIEEQGLVFSTTTMEDGRRIEYWNEAAYYEFTMEEVETLEVTAENMHKMCLEAAKFLATGAMGNIGIGPQALELAAESLQAGDVDVYGRFDFIYDGQGGPARMLEYNADTPTGLIEAAVAQWFWLQDVFPEKDQWNGIHEALIRQWKKVQYRTGMSTLHVAHSEVEESGEDWMTAAYMRDVAGQAGWTTIGINMSDIGWDPNLNRFVDLDNFMISTIFKLYPWELMMKEPFGHRLLERAHNPRWIEPAWKMLLSNKALLAALWHLYPEHPNLLPAYLNEPGPLKEWVAKPLHGREGDNIKIHAQGISLEQPGGYGREGWCYQQYQELPAFDGNHPVLGLWVVDGESVGCGIRESDGPVTDYYCRFVPNTIDAPAPLSAVAASSKAGIAL, from the coding sequence GTGAAGCGGTTGATGTCCGAGCCCCGGCCCGGCTGGAAGCAGAAGATCGAAGAGCAGGGCTTGGTGTTCTCCACCACCACCATGGAGGACGGCCGCCGGATCGAGTACTGGAACGAGGCCGCGTACTACGAATTCACCATGGAGGAGGTGGAAACCCTCGAGGTGACGGCCGAGAACATGCACAAGATGTGCCTGGAAGCGGCGAAGTTCCTGGCCACCGGTGCCATGGGCAACATCGGCATCGGGCCGCAGGCCCTGGAACTGGCCGCGGAATCCCTCCAGGCCGGGGACGTGGATGTCTACGGCCGGTTCGACTTCATCTATGACGGGCAGGGCGGCCCGGCCAGGATGCTCGAGTACAACGCGGACACCCCCACGGGCCTGATCGAGGCGGCGGTGGCGCAGTGGTTCTGGCTGCAGGACGTCTTTCCGGAAAAGGACCAGTGGAACGGCATCCACGAAGCCCTGATCCGGCAGTGGAAGAAGGTGCAGTACCGCACCGGGATGAGCACCCTGCACGTTGCCCACTCGGAGGTTGAGGAGTCCGGCGAGGACTGGATGACCGCGGCCTACATGCGGGACGTGGCCGGCCAGGCGGGCTGGACCACCATTGGCATCAACATGTCCGATATCGGCTGGGATCCCAACCTCAACCGCTTCGTGGACCTGGACAACTTCATGATCAGCACCATCTTCAAGCTCTACCCGTGGGAGCTGATGATGAAGGAGCCGTTCGGGCACCGGCTGCTGGAACGCGCCCACAACCCCCGCTGGATCGAGCCGGCCTGGAAGATGCTGCTCTCCAACAAGGCCCTGCTGGCCGCGCTGTGGCACCTCTACCCCGAGCACCCCAACCTGCTGCCCGCGTACCTCAACGAGCCGGGGCCGCTGAAGGAATGGGTGGCCAAGCCCCTGCACGGCCGCGAAGGCGACAACATCAAGATCCACGCACAGGGCATCAGCCTTGAGCAGCCCGGCGGCTACGGCCGTGAAGGTTGGTGCTACCAGCAGTACCAGGAGTTGCCCGCCTTCGACGGCAACCATCCCGTCCTGGGCCTGTGGGTGGTGGACGGGGAATCCGTGGGCTGCGGCATCCGGGAATCGGACGGGCCCGTCACGGATTATTACTGCCGCTTCGTGCCCAACACCATCGACGCGCCGGCGCCGCTTTCGGCCGTGGCCGCCTCCAGCAAAGCAGGTATCGCACTATGA